The Streptomyces sp. NBC_00510 genomic interval ACCGGCTGCTCGCGTTCGCGGCGATGTCCCTGCTCGTCATCGTCATCCCCGGGCCCAGCGTGCTCTTCGTCATCGGCCGCGCCCTGGCGCACGGCCGCCGCACCGCCCTCGCGTCGGTGCTGGGCAACTTCATCGGCTCGTACCTGCTGGTGGTGGCCGTGGCGTTCGGCCTGGGCTCGCTGATCGAGCGGTCCCTGACGCTCTACCTGGTGGTGAAACTGGCCGGCGCCGCCTACCTCGTCCTCCTCGGCGTGAAGGCGTTCCGGCACCGCCGGGAGCTCACGGTCGGCGCGATGGACGGCCCTGACCGGCCCGTCCGCGGCGACCTGCGGACCGTCGCGGACGGCCTCGCGGTCGGGGTCACCAACCCCAAGGGCATCGTCTTCTTCGCCGCCGTGCTCCCCCAGTTCGTGGACCACTCCGCCGGGTCACTGCCCGCGCAGATGCTGCTCCTCGGCCTCGTCCCCATCGGCATCGGCCTCGTCAGCGACACCCTGTGGGGCCTGACCGCCTCCGCCGCCCGCGTCTGGCTGGGCCGCTCCG includes:
- a CDS encoding LysE family translocator — translated: MVSMDRLLAFAAMSLLVIVIPGPSVLFVIGRALAHGRRTALASVLGNFIGSYLLVVAVAFGLGSLIERSLTLYLVVKLAGAAYLVLLGVKAFRHRRELTVGAMDGPDRPVRGDLRTVADGLAVGVTNPKGIVFFAAVLPQFVDHSAGSLPAQMLLLGLVPIGIGLVSDTLWGLTASAARVWLGRSDRRLSAIGGAGGLAMIGLGVTVATTGRAD